In Balaenoptera ricei isolate mBalRic1 chromosome 7, mBalRic1.hap2, whole genome shotgun sequence, a single window of DNA contains:
- the LOC132368452 gene encoding large ribosomal subunit protein eL30-like, producing MVAAKKTKKSLESINSRLQLVIKSGKYVLGYKQTLKMIRHGKAKLVILANNCPALRKSEIEYYAMLAKTGVHHYSGNNIELGTACGKYYSVCTLAIIDPGDSDIIRSMPEQTGEK from the coding sequence ATGGTGGCCGCAAAGAAGACGAAAAAGTCACTGGAGTCGATCAACTCTAGGCTCCAGCTGGTTATAAAAAGTGGAAAGTACGTGCTGGGGTACAAGCAGACTCTGAAAATGATCCGACACGGCAAAGCGAAACTGGTCATCCTCGCCAACAACTGCCCAGCCTTGAGGAAATCTGAAATAGAGTATTATGCCATGTTGGCCAAAACTGGTGTCCATCACTACAGTGGCAATAATATTGAATTGGGCACAGCGTGTGGAAAATACTACAGCGTTTGCACACTTGCTATCATtgatccaggtgattctgatatcaTTAGAAGCATGCCAGAACAGACTGGTGAAAAGTAA